The Pyxidicoccus trucidator genomic interval CCCACTGCGCCAGGGACGTGGGCGTGGTGGTCTGCGCGGAGCGCGGCTCGGCGGGGTCCATGCGGCCCTCGCCGATGCTGCCGTACAGCTCCGCGTAGAGGTCCACCAGCCACGCCGGCATGCCCGCGCCGGCCATGCCCTTGCGCGCATCCTCCAGCGTCACCTGCACGTAGCGCACGGGCCGGCCCAGGGACTGCGTGAAGACGGCCTCCAGCTCCGCGTAGGTGACATCGGCCGGGCCATGGACGCCCACGTAGCGGTGCCCCTTCCAGCCCGCATCCAGCAGCACCTCGGCGGCCTTCGCGGCGATGTCCGCCACCGCGACGAAGGGAACGGCCTTGGTGCGGGGCACGGGCATGAACAGCGAGCCCGTCTTCGCCAGCGTCCCCACGTCGCGCAGGAAGTTCTCCATGAAGAAGCCCGGCCGGAGGAGGGTGACGTCGGCGCAGACGGCCTTGAACGCCTCTTCCACGGCCAGCAGGGCGTTCACCGGGCCGGTGCCCGAGCCATGCTGCGCGCCCACGCTGGACAGCACCACCACGCGCTTCACGCCGTGCTTCTTCACCGCCTGCGCGGCGGTGCGCGCCGTCTCCTGCGCCCAGGACACGAAGTCCGGCCCGGTCGCCGGAGGCGTCAGCCAGAACAGGGCCTCCGCGCCCACCAGCGCGCGGTCCAGCACCGCGGCGTCATCGGTGGAGCCCTCCACCAGCTTCGCGCCACGCTTCACCAGGTCGGCCACCTTGTCCGCGCTCCGGCTGATGACGGTGAGCGAGCGGCCCGCCGACAACAGGCTCAGCGCGAGGGCACGGCCGATGTTTCCGTTGGGGGTATTGATGACGATGCTCATGTGCGGCTCCGGGTGACTGCGAGATGTCCCCAAGGTGCTCGCACTCCCGTCATGAGGCCACTGCATGTTACTCATGTGCACATGAGCCCCATTCATGCCCGTCGGGCCCGTGCGCCGGCCTCCACCCCGAAGGTCTCCCCTCCCCCGCCGGCTCCGGCCGGCGCGGACCTGACCGGCATCAACCTCAACCTCATGGTGGCGCTGGACGCCTTGCTGACGGAGGCCAACGTCACCCGGGCGGCCGAGCGGGTGGGCGTCACCCAGTCCGCCATGAGCCACTCACTGCGCCAGCTCCGCGAGCTGCTGGGGGATGCGCTGCTCATCCGAGGGCGGGGAGGCATGGTGCGCACGCCGCGCGCGGAGCAGCTCGCCGCGCCGCTGCACCGGGGGCTGCTGGAGCTGCGACGGGCGCTGAGCAACGAGCCCGTCTTCGAGCCGCGCACCGCCCGGCGCCGCTTCACCCTGGCCACCGGGGACTACTTCGCCGCCACGCTGCTGCCGGAATTGCTCGCGGTGCTGGACCGCGAGGCCCCCCACGTGGACCTCGTCGTCCGCCACCTCATCCCGGACCAGGTGACGTCCCTCATGGAGAGCGGCGACGTGGACCTCTGCGTGGCCGCCTTCCCGGACTCCTCCCTCTCCCTGCGGCAACAGAAGCTCTACACGGAGGACTTCGTCTGCGTGGTCCGCGAGGGCCACCCCGCCGCCCGGACGGGGCTGGACCTGGAGACCTACCTCCGGCTGCCCCACGTCCTCATCAGCCCCCGGGGCGAGGGGGCCGGGGCGGTGGACACCGCGCTGGCGAAGCTGGGGCGCTCGCGCCGCATCGCCCTGCGCCTGCCCTACTTCCTCACCGCGCCCCTCACGGTGGTCCGCTCGGACCATGTCCTCACCGCGCCCCGCCGGCTGGTGGAGACCTTCGCCGGGGGCTGGCCCCTCCAGGTCCTCCCGCCCCCCGTGGCGCTCCGCGCCTTCGACGTCCTTCAAATCTGGCACGAGCGGTTCGACGCCGACCCGGCCCACCGCTGGCTGCGGGGCGTGGTGGCCCGCGCCGCGGGAGTCACGCGCGACCTACCCACCAGGGCCACACGGCGGGTGCGCGGGACGCAACCTTCCTGACACTCCCGGACAGCCACACTGAACGAAGATTCAAGGGTGGGAGAGCATCCCATGGGCCGACCGGTGTAGGGTGGTCCTCTATGACTTCTTCCGAGAAGCTGGTTTTCACTCAAACGGTCGAAGCGCTCTTCGTGCGCGCTCTGGAGAACCGTCTCACCCCGGCGTGCCGCGAGCACCTGCGCCGGGCGGGGCTGGACCTGGAGCAGAAGCTGGAGCGGACCTACACCTTGGAGCAGTGGAAGGAGTTCCTCCGCATCGCCGCCGGCCACGTCTATGGCGGCGTCCCCGCGGAGGCGGCGTACTACTCGCTCGGCGAGCGCTTCATGGACGCCTACTTTGGGACGTTCTTCGGCCGGGCCCTGCTAGGCGTCGTCCGGCTGGCGGGGCCCCGTCGCATGCTGTTGCGCGCCGCCATGGGCTTCCGTGCCGGCAACAACTTCAGTGACGTCGAAATCGTCGAGCGGAGCCCCACGTCCCTGGAGTTCCGGATGAACGACGTGCTGGCGGACCTGCCCACCTTCGCCTCGGGGCTGCTGGCCCGGGCGGTGGAGCTCTGTGGTGGGTGGCGGGTGGTGGCGGTACCCGAGGAGTTCGACGGCACCTCGGCCACCTTCCACATCCGCTGGTCCGAGGTCCCCGTCGAGGCGGCCCTCAGCGCCACGGAAGACGGCGGCGCGTCCCGCCCGAGGGCGTAGGCGACCCACCTGGGGCCGGCCTCTCACCGGCCCCTGTCACACCCCCGCCGGGGGCGTCCGCGAGTCCAGCGACTCCAGGAAAGCAAGCACGCGCCGTCCGCACGCCTCCGGCTGCTCCAGCGGGAACAGGTGCGCGGTGCCCGGCAGCTCCTCGGTGCGGACGCCGGGAATGGTGCGGCGCACGCGCTCCAGGCCCTCCGGGGTGAGCGTGGGCGAGTCGCGGCCCCGCACCACCAGCGTGGGCACCGTCACCGAGCGCAGCGTGCGCCACACATCCACCGGAATCGTCTCGAAGACGCGCGCCTCCCAGGCCGCGGGGATGGCCAGCCGGACGCCACCGCCGGGGGCCTCGACGAGCCCGTGGGTGAGGTAGTCCTGGAAGGACTCGGGGTCGAAGCGCTGGAAGAGGGCCTTCTTCTGGAAGCTCGCGGCCACCTCCTCGCGGGAGCCCCAGGCCTCACGGCGGCGCCGGGCGCCCCGGGCCAGGGGAATCCGGTGCCGCTGGCGCAGCAGCGCGGTGGCGCGGAGCAGCCACAGGCGCCTGCCGGTGACGAGCACGGGGTCCAGCGCCACCACGGCCCGGAACAGTCCCGGCGTCTTCACGGAGGCGAGCAGCGACGCCACGCCGCCCACGCTGTGCCCCACGCCCACGAGGCCCGTCAGGCCGCGCGCCTGGAGCGCATGGGCCAGCTCGTCGGCCAAATCCGTCCAGCTGGTCAGCGAAGCCGGGTCCGAGCCGGGTACGAGCGCACGGCTGCGCAGCGTGAGGACGCGATAGCGCGTCGTCAGCACGTCGATGAGCTTGCGGTAGCTGCCCGGAGGGAAGCCATTGGCGTGGGCCAGGTGCAGGTCGGGGCCGGTACCGCCCCAGTCGTCCAGTGGCAGGGCTTCGCGCATCGCCCTCCGAATACTCCAGGGGGCCCCGGGTGTCTCCACCCTCTTCGTCTAGACTGCTCGAGCTCCATGAGTTCGAATCCAACGCGCTTCATGCGAGGCTGGGCGCCATGCCCGGGAACGATCCGAAGCAGCACGAGGACAACGCGCTCGAGCGCGCGGAGTTCGAACGCGCCGAGGAGGAGTTCGAACGCTCGCTGCGAATCAAGCCGTCGAAGCTGGTGACGCCTCCGCAGCCAACACCCGTGATGAGCAAGATCCTCTTCCACGGGCATCCGCTCATCTGGCTGGGTGAGGAAGCGTCCGTCTTCGTCCACTTCCTCGTCGGCGAGCGAAGGCTCGACAAGCCGCTCGACGTGACGTGGACTTCTCTCGACCCGAGTGTCCTCTCGATTCGGGAGGCAGGGCGCCAGGGCCAATCCGTGATGGCAAGTCTCGTCGGCGCGTCCCCCGGAACCACCAGACTCATCGCGACGACGCAAGAAGGGCACCGCGAGGAGCTGGAAATCCGCGTCGTCGATCGCGACAGCGTCGAAATCCAGTGGTTTTGAGCCGGCGGTAGCGGAGAGGGTTCAACCGCGGCGGACGTCGTCGGCGTCGTCGGTGTCCGCATGGGCGCCGGCCCCGCCCATTCCGGCCCCGCCCATTCCGGCCCCGCCCATTCCGGCCCCGCCAGCACCACCGCCACCGCCCCCTCGGCCGCCGCCCTTGTCGCCGCCCTTGCCCCCTCCGCCAGCGCCGCCGGGACGCACTGGCCCCTGGTCGGGAATCGCGAGCCCGTTGGGGACCGGCTCGAGGTCGAGCGCCTTGCGGATGAAATCGCGCAGCGACACGACCAGCCGCGCGGTGCCGACCTTGCGCCCGGCGACCATGTCCGCCGCGGCCCCGGCGGCGAGCCGCACCTGCTCCTCGGTGCCGAGCAGAATCACGTCCGACAGCGCCGCCTCGACCGCGTCGCGGGTGCGCCGACGGCGCTCGAGCGCCGGGGACTCGAGCGGCGACGCAAGCCCGGGGCCGGAGTCGGGTTCCTGCTCGAGCGGCTCGCCGGCCGCGAGCCGCCGACGCAGGTCGCGAAGGTGGGTCGGGTCGACGACGAGCTCGCCGGTGAACGAGCCGCCGAGCGTCTTGTACGCCGCAATCAACGTCTTCAGCCGCTCGTTGATCTGGCGGTTCTCGCGTTCGCGCTGGCGCTGCACGGTCTGCATCACCAACAGGCGGATGCCGACGACGACCATCGACACCAGCACGAGGCTGGCCAGCGTCGCCGCGAGGCCGCTCCAGGAAGTGAAATCGAGGGTGCGCATCATCGAAGCGACGATAGCGCGTCCGCCGCTCAGGGCCTCGCCGCGCGGTCCAGGATGGGCTCGAGCACCGCGGCCAGGTCCCCCATCACGTTGGTGAACCCCGTGACGTAGCGGCCCGTCTTGGGCACATAGAGCATGAAGCTCTGGTATCCCGCCGTGGTCCCCAGATGCCCGATGGCGATGATTCCCTTGGACGCGAGCTGCATCACCCCGAGCCCGTATCCAATCAGCCGTGACTCGGGGTCAGGCGCCGACTGGAACGCGAACATGGCGTCCAGGGTCTCCGCGCGCTCGAAGAGTGCACCGTCGCGAAGCTGTTCCCAGAAGGTGGCGAGGTCGGAGACGGTGGTCACCAGGGCGTGACCGCCGGAAGCCCCGGCCATCGAAGGGTCGACGACGGTGAGGTCCGCCAGCTCCTCGTCGAATGGGACGTACCCACGCGCGCAGGGCGTCGGGCAGCCCAGGTCTCCCGGCTCGGGCAGAAACGTCTGCGAGAGCCCGGCTCGCTGGATGACCCGCTCGCGGACGAGCTCTCGCCAGCTTCGGCCTTCCGCCGCTGAGAGGATTTCACCGAGGAGCACGTAGTTGGTGTTCGAGTAGCCGTACTGCGCACCGGGAGGGAACGTGGGCGCCTGCGCTCCGACGACGCCGAGAATCTCCTCGAGCGTCCAGACGTGCTCCGGGTCGGACACGATGGCCATGTTCGTCTCTTCGGTGACCCACTCCGGAATGCCCGAGCGGTGACTGAGCAGCATGGCCACGGTGATGGTCTCCGCGTTCGCGATACGCTCCGTCACACTCGCCGGCAGTCGCTCCGCGAGGGTGTCGTCCAGCGCGAGCGTGCGCCGCTCGACGGACTGCAGCACGGCGGCGGCGACGAAGCTCTTGAGGACGCTGCCGGCGCGAAAGTGGTGCTGCGCGGACATGGGCAGCTTCTGCTCGACATCTCCGAGACCGGCGACTCCCAGCCACGTCTGGCCTTCCTTCGAGGTGACAGCCAGGGCGACGCCGGGAGTCACGCCCCTGGCGACGACGTCCGCGAGAGTGGCCTGCAGGTCAGCGTGCAGCGTCGTGGGCTCGTCGTCGTCGTTGTCGTCGCAACCGCTGACCGCTCCAGCCAGACAGAGGAGCAGGACGACAGAGACCACGGCGAGCGAATCACGGTGTCTGACTTCACGAATCCGGGCGTTGATGGGCATGGCCATGAAGCACCGCCCGACTGCGTGAGTGTCACCACGAGCAGGGCCCATGGGTCCGCAGGCGCCGCCCATCTATATTTCTGAGAAATTTGAATTGTCCGCAAAAACAACTTTTCCTGCCCTTCCGGGTGTTGGTCCAAGGGAGCGCAGGTATAGCGGCGGGCGGTCGCTGGAGCTCCCAAGCAGCAGCGTCCACGCCCTGTAGTCCCTCGAAAAGGAATCCCCATGCGTAAGCTTTCCATGGCGTTGTTGGTCGGTGTCACCCTCGTCGGCTGCGGTGTCGACCCGGAGGCCGAGAACCAGGAGATCGTCTCCAACCTGATTGAGGCCGGGTTTCCGGCCGAGGACATCATGGTCGCCGACGGTGCCGTATACGTGGGCCGCGACGCTCACGTGACGCTCGAGGCGTCCCGCGAGATGCTCCAGGCCCCAGCGGAGAGCGCCGAGCAGTACCGCACGACCAACCTCGTCGGCTCGAGCGTGACGAAGATCTGCGTCAACCCCACCTCCACGTTCAACACCTTCCCCCTCCTGAGCCAGGGGCTCGACCTGGCCATTGCCAACTACAATGAGCGGGGCCTCCGCATCACCTTCGCGCGCGGCCCGACCACCGGCTGCACCGCGAACATCACCGCGCAGACCATGTCCGGCACCGGCGGCTCCGCGGGCTTCCCCTCGGGAGGCCTGCCCTACGGAATCATCAACATCGGCACCGGCCTGAACAGCTACAGCGCGGACGTGAACGAGCACGTCATCACCCACGAGCTGGGCCACGCGGTCGGCTTCCGCCACTCGGACTACTACAATCGCAGCATCAGCTGCGGCGCCGGCGGCGACGAGGGAGATGCTGGCGTGGGCGTCATCCACATCCCCGGCACGCCGACCACGGCCACCGTGGGCGGCTCCATCATGAACTCCTGCTTCCGGTCGACGGAGACCGGCGAGTGGACCAGCTCCGACATCACCGCGCTGGCCTACCTCTACCCCAGCGGTGCGGTCGCGAGCTGCTCGAGCTACAACTTCATGTCCTACCGCGGGCAGAACGGGACGCAGATTCAGTGCAGCTGTGCGGCGGGGAGCGCGGGGACTGTGTGGGGGACGGACCTCTACACCGACGACTCGAATGTCTGCGTGGCGGCAGTGCACGCCGGTGCGATTCCCTCCACCGGAGGGACGGTGGTCGTCACCATCCAGCCAGGTCAGAGCAGCTACACGGGCACGACCCGCAACGGCATCACCACGAACTCCTACGGCGCCTGGGGCGGGAGCTTCTCCGTCGCCGGCCAGACGCCGCCTCCGAGCAGCTGCTCGAGCTACAACTTCATCTCCTACCGCGGGCAGAACGGGACGCAGGTCCGGTGCAGCTGTCCGGCGGTGAGCGGCGGGGCTGTGTGGGGTACGGACGTCTACACCGACGACTCGACTGTCTGCGCGGCCGCGGTGCATGCCGGTGCGATTCCCGCAACCGGCGGGACGGTGACCGTCACCATCCAGCCGGGACAGGGCAGCTACACGGGCACGACCCGCAACGGCATCACCACGTACTCCTACGGCGCCTGGGCGGGGAGCTTCACCCTCAGCCCGTAGTCGCCACACCAGCCTCCGGCAGCAGGAACGAGGGACGGTAGGAGAAAGGCACTACCGGGTCCTCGTCACGGACCTGGCCCTCCGGGAGCAGCAGCTCCCGGGGGGCAGTGCGGCTGCACGGCGTGCCCGCGTCCTTCACCGTCCCGAGAGGGCCTCCGCGCGTGGCTTGCCTTCGGCCGAGGCGGGCATTCCCATCTCCAGGAGCGCGGACAGCGTGGGCGCCACGTCCACCGGGTCTATCTCCTGGGGATACAGGCCGGGCTTCACACCCCGGCCCGCGAACACCACGGGCACCTGCGCGTCGTAGGCGTAAGGCGTGCCGTGGTTCGTCCCACGCGGGTAGTCGCTCATCACGTGGAAGGGCTTCGACATGAAGAGGACGTCCCCGCTCCGCATCGGGTAGTAGCCGCGCCGCAGCGGGGCCACCAGCCCCGCGAGGTCCGGGGCCGTGTCCAGGTCGTCCTTCGCCACCGCCGTCACCGTGAAGGGCTGCTTCGACAGCCACGCCGCCGCCGCGCGCCGCACCGCCACTCCATCCACCTGTCCCGACTCCAGGGCCTTGCCGCCCAGGTACACATCCAACGTCTGCAGCTTCACTGTCACGTCGACGCCGAACTTCTCACGCAGCTCCTGGGCCAGTCCCTTGGCCACCTCCACCGGGTGGATGCGCATGGCGGGCACGCCCGCCTGGACCCAGGCCTCCGGAATCTCCGCGCCTCCATGGTCCGCCGACAGCGCGATGACCAGGTTCGCCCTGCCTCCCGCCGCACGCTCGGCGGCGGTGATGAGCTCGCCCAGCGCCTGGTCCAACCGCAGCAGCGTGTCCTGCATCTCCCATGAGGTGGGCCCGAACGCGTGGAACACCACGTCCGTGTTGCTGAAGCTCACCGCGAGCAGGTCCGGCACGTCGTCCCGGCCCAGGCCCTCGCCCTCCATCGCCGCCTTCGCCGCCTGCACCAGCAGGTCATGTGAGCGCGGCGACACGGCGAAGGCCCGGTACGACGCGGGCCCCGGCTTCTCGAGCCCACCGTGGAGCGCATGGGGGAACGTGCGGCCCATGATGCCGTAGGGCTTCGGCGGCTCCGCGGCGCGGTCGTCCTCGCCCAGGTACTCGGCGCGCGGACGCAGCAGCTCCCACGTCTTGCCAAAGGCCGCGTCCGCCAGCTTCCGCGCGTTGAGCGCCTGCATCCACGCGGGCACCGCCTTCGCGTACCAGGTGCTCGTCACCATCTTCCCCGTGGCCTCGTCGAACCACCACGCCTGTCCCTGTCGCCCGGCCAGCGGAATCGCCGCGCGCGCCTTGAACGACAGCGCCACCACCTTGCCCCGGCCCTGCGTGGACACGCGCAGCCGGTCCGCCAGCGTCTCCGCCATCAGGTTGCCGGGGCTGGCGTCCGCCGTCGGGACGGTGACTCCGTCCAGGACGGCATACGCCGGGTCCATGTAGGCCTGCACGCGCTGGTCCGTGGCACGGTCATGGACGTCGTTGTCCACGATGCCGTGGCGCCACGGATTCGCTCCGGTGGCCAGAGTGGCGTGCCCCGGTGCGGTGCGGGCCTCCGCGTAGGCGTAGCGCGCGTAGGGGTAGAACGCCCCCGTGTCGAGCAACTTCCCCAGGCCGCCGGTGAGGCGCGGACGGTTGCGCAGGAGCAATTCACTGCCCAGTGCGTCCACGCTGATGAACAGGGTGAGCTTCGGGGCCCTGGCCGCGGCGGGCAGGGCGGACAGGACGAGGAGGGCGACGAGAAGACGGGACACGCGGGACAGACTCTCCGGCCAGAGGGTCGGAAGCAATCCAGATGCGTCCCCCGACGCTCTAATAGTGGTTCTGGTTCATCCCCGTGGCGGGACGCGTGCTGGGAGAAGAGGTCAGCGTGCTCGGAGACGAGACCGGCGTGGCCGGCAGGGCTCCCGCGGTGGCCGCACCGAACATGCGCCGGATGTTGTCGCCGAAGAGGGTGAGCGTGAGCAGGCCGATGAGCGCGACCAGCGAGAGCGCGGCCACCGCCGTCACGGCCGTACCGAGCAGCGTGGTCGCCTCCGCGCGCTGCTCGCTCCATACGCGCCGGCAGTCGCCAGTCACCACCGTCCCGTCCGACCGGCGGTAGAGCCGAGCGCAGACCTGCCCACCGGACTGAAGCAGCGTCTCCACTTCGGACGTGCTCAGCTCGCTCACGTTGTAGACATTGAGCCGGCAGGCGCCGCAGTGCCGGACGCGCGCATCACCCGTCATCTCCTCCCAGCGCATCTTGCAGGGCGTCGCGATGGTGAGCCGTTCATCCAGCGAGCGGGTAGTCATGACGGGAGACGGTACCGGCCTCGTGCGCCTCCGCACATCGGTCATTCGTCCGAAGGACGGATGACCGACCCCGCCTGCAGGTTCGATTCCCGCCGCCTCGCAGCACAACCCGCCGCTCCCAGTCTTGAACCAGCGTTCTACCCGTTGATGAGCGCGTTCGCAGGTGACCTGTTGTGGGCTCAGAGCGCCTAACAAAAGCAAGGACTGCAGCCATCGTCCGAGAGGACGAACCCCTCAAACCTGATTCTTGTTAGGCACTCTTATAGTCTTCGCCGGTTCGCACGAGAAGAAGAGCGTGAGGGTTTTTGCCGTGTCCTGTCCGAGGGCACCTTCCCACGTCGTGTCTTCTGTCGGGTCGATTTTTTCACATCCTTGCGCGGCTTTTCTCCAGACACGACTTCACGCATCTCGTCGTTGAACTGCTTGATGAACATCATCGCATTCATGAGCGCGTCCACAGGACCTTGACCGAAGATAGGCGTCACCTTGGTCAAATGCCCCTCGATCATCACTGGGGTGTACCAGCAGCGCTCCTGCGGGAAATGGACAGGCTGCCCTACCGTGAGTCTTGAAGTGCGCCGTTTACCCTCGGGAGTAGTGTATCTCCAGTAGTCATCCGCGATAGGGGCTTCGATCACGGTCAACTTCGGGCGCCAATCATCTTCAGGCACATGACACCTCAGCGGTTGGAGCGTGCACGCAAGTGACTTCCAAGGTCTTTAGTATTCGGCTCATATTCCTCGCTTGGAGTTGCGGGATCCGAGTCTGATTCCAAAGCCCTCCCTGGAGTTGCAGCCTCGCTTCGGAAGAGATTCTGGGAAGCCGTGCTCCGCCACTGGGAGGATGGTCCCGATTCAGTTACCGGCGCTCCCAAAGAAGGCCTTGAGGCAGGAGTTGTTGCGCACGCCAATAGAACCGTGCAGACGGAGAGTGCATGGAGCCGAGGCATAGGCTCCCACCAGCATATGGGTAGTTCTCTCAGCAGCCAATACCGGTGAGGGCCACCGTGTCGGTGCGGGCCGAGCCGGAGCCATAGGGTAACTGGAGGATGTAGGCCCTCAATGCGTTCGGACGCCCAGCGAAGAGCAAGGGGCATGTTGGCGTGCATGGAGAAGCCTTCAAGGAAGGAGCACCGAAGCTGCTTGCTGGGAGGGAGCAGGACATCCAGTTCCAGTAGCGAGGGCGGGTGCGAGGGCAATGACTCGGTGGTGAAGCGCAAGTACGTGCTCCGGGGCTCGGTGTCGCTGGCGGAGAAGCTCAACGCCATCGCCCAGCTCAAGCTGAAGGCCCTGTTCCAGGGTCTGGAGATGGCGGAGGCGAACGTCACCGTGGGCGAGGGCGGGACGTCTATCGACTCCGGCCGCATCGAGAAGTGCGATGACGAGCCGCACAAGTCGTGCGCGGTGAGCATCAATACCGACCCCTCCCGGAGCGGCGAGCGCAACGATGCGGGAGAGCCGCTCTGGCGCTTCGCCGGCAGCCCCGAGGGCGTCATTCCCCCGGACCGCTCCCAGCCTGTAGAGAAGGGCCGGGAGCCCTGGCGCGCACGCCGCCAGGGCCCTCACGCCGATGCTGGCACGGCGGCCCCTGCGCGGTAGCGGCCCCAAACGGGTAACATGCGCGCCAGGGGGTGAGGACATGGCTCCGAGCGTGGGCGTTGCAGGCGGACACAACGAGGTGCTGTTTCCTGGCAACCCTGGCTGCGAGAAGTTCTTCACGCTGCTGGAACAGGAACGCCTGCCGAGGCGGCTGCTCGACGGCCGGCTCACCTCCGAGTCACTGGATGGCCTCGAGTTGCTCCTGCTCGGAGGCCCCCGACTCGACCTCGAGCGCGAGGAGGCCCGGGCCATCTCGGACTGGGTCGAAGCCGGAGGGAGCCTGCTCATCACACTCGATGACGTCCAGCCCGGCCAGGTCCTCGCCTCCCTGTTCGACGGCCTCGTGTACACCCAGGTGGGGGGAAGGGTTGGAAAGCCGCACTCGGGATGGTGGCTCGACCCAATCCAGTCGGCCAGCCCCGTCCGCTACGAAGTCCCGCTCGAGCCCGGAGTGCCCGCCGACCGCAAGCGGCAACGGTCCGTCATCCAGTGGCGCCGGGGTGCGGGCGCGGTCTGTGTCTTCAGCCGTGGCTCGCGGCTCATCGGTTCCGAGTTCTCCGCGCACTTCGCGTCCTGGCTGGTGACGCTGTGGCGCCACCGCACGGCGGCCGAGGTTGCTCGCCGCCGCGCGCTGCCCCAGCGGCACCGCCTGCTCCAGGGCTATCCGATGGCGCCCCAGCTGCGGAAGGACCTCGACGAGGACAGGCTCGCGCAACTCGACGACTATCTCGGACTGGACGCGGGGAAGCCTTGCGTGGTCGGGGTGCTCCCGCACCCGTTCTGCAATCCGGCCGTCAAGGGGTGCGGGTTCTGCACCTTCCCGCAGGAGGCGTATCGCAACACCTCCGCGGAGCAGGTTGCCGCGGAAGTCGCACAGGAGCTGAGGCAGGGAATGAGGTGGGGGCGGCTCACGAACAAGCCCGTCGAAGCGCTCTACTTCGGGGGGGGCACCGCCAACCTCACCCCACCGGAGTCCTTCCGCGAGCTGTGCCGGGCCGCTCGCGCCGCGCTGCCCCTGGCCGAGGGCGCGGAAGTCACCCTGGAGGGAGTGCCCATCTACTTCAGCGCCAGGAAGCCCTCGCTGCTGGAGGTGCTGCGCGAGGAACTGCCCGACCTGTACTACCGCATCAGCATGGGCATCCAGACCTTCGATGACGCGCAGCTCGCGAGGATGGGCCGTACCGCCATCGGTGGGCCCGTAGCGGTGGAGAAGGCGGTGCTCGCCGCGAGGGACCAGGGCTTCTCCTGCTCCGGCGACCTGCTCTTCAACCTGCCCGGCCAGAGCCGTGAGCAGATGCTGGCCGACGTGGACCGGGCCATCGACCTGGGACTGGACCAGGTCTGCGTCTACCACCTGGTGCTCTTCGAGGGGCTGGGCACCGAGTGGAGCAAGCAGCCCGCGCTGCTGGCGGCGCTGCCCTCCAACACCGAGGCGTGCGCCAACTGGCTGGCGGTCCGCGAGCGACTGCTGGAGCAGGGCTTCGTCCAGACCACGCTCACCAACTTCGAGCGCGCGAGTCTGCGGGGAACGCCGCGCTCCTTCCGGTACGAGCCCTACGGCTTCTCCCCCGAGACGTACGACGTGTTCGGTTTCGGTCCCGCCGCACTCAACATCTTCGACGCGCAATTCGGGTGGCTCAAGACCGCCAACCCCGAGGGCGCGGGCGA includes:
- a CDS encoding M57 family metalloprotease, whose translation is MRKLSMALLVGVTLVGCGVDPEAENQEIVSNLIEAGFPAEDIMVADGAVYVGRDAHVTLEASREMLQAPAESAEQYRTTNLVGSSVTKICVNPTSTFNTFPLLSQGLDLAIANYNERGLRITFARGPTTGCTANITAQTMSGTGGSAGFPSGGLPYGIINIGTGLNSYSADVNEHVITHELGHAVGFRHSDYYNRSISCGAGGDEGDAGVGVIHIPGTPTTATVGGSIMNSCFRSTETGEWTSSDITALAYLYPSGAVASCSSYNFMSYRGQNGTQIQCSCAAGSAGTVWGTDLYTDDSNVCVAAVHAGAIPSTGGTVVVTIQPGQSSYTGTTRNGITTNSYGAWGGSFSVAGQTPPPSSCSSYNFISYRGQNGTQVRCSCPAVSGGAVWGTDVYTDDSTVCAAAVHAGAIPATGGTVTVTIQPGQGSYTGTTRNGITTYSYGAWAGSFTLSP
- a CDS encoding serine hydrolase domain-containing protein codes for the protein MVSVVLLLCLAGAVSGCDDNDDDEPTTLHADLQATLADVVARGVTPGVALAVTSKEGQTWLGVAGLGDVEQKLPMSAQHHFRAGSVLKSFVAAAVLQSVERRTLALDDTLAERLPASVTERIANAETITVAMLLSHRSGIPEWVTEETNMAIVSDPEHVWTLEEILGVVGAQAPTFPPGAQYGYSNTNYVLLGEILSAAEGRSWRELVRERVIQRAGLSQTFLPEPGDLGCPTPCARGYVPFDEELADLTVVDPSMAGASGGHALVTTVSDLATFWEQLRDGALFERAETLDAMFAFQSAPDPESRLIGYGLGVMQLASKGIIAIGHLGTTAGYQSFMLYVPKTGRYVTGFTNVMGDLAAVLEPILDRAARP
- a CDS encoding DUF2378 family protein, translated to MTSSEKLVFTQTVEALFVRALENRLTPACREHLRRAGLDLEQKLERTYTLEQWKEFLRIAAGHVYGGVPAEAAYYSLGERFMDAYFGTFFGRALLGVVRLAGPRRMLLRAAMGFRAGNNFSDVEIVERSPTSLEFRMNDVLADLPTFASGLLARAVELCGGWRVVAVPEEFDGTSATFHIRWSEVPVEAALSATEDGGASRPRA
- a CDS encoding LysR family transcriptional regulator; amino-acid sequence: MSPIHARRARAPASTPKVSPPPPAPAGADLTGINLNLMVALDALLTEANVTRAAERVGVTQSAMSHSLRQLRELLGDALLIRGRGGMVRTPRAEQLAAPLHRGLLELRRALSNEPVFEPRTARRRFTLATGDYFAATLLPELLAVLDREAPHVDLVVRHLIPDQVTSLMESGDVDLCVAAFPDSSLSLRQQKLYTEDFVCVVREGHPAARTGLDLETYLRLPHVLISPRGEGAGAVDTALAKLGRSRRIALRLPYFLTAPLTVVRSDHVLTAPRRLVETFAGGWPLQVLPPPVALRAFDVLQIWHERFDADPAHRWLRGVVARAAGVTRDLPTRATRRVRGTQPS
- a CDS encoding alkaline phosphatase family protein produces the protein MSRLLVALLVLSALPAAARAPKLTLFISVDALGSELLLRNRPRLTGGLGKLLDTGAFYPYARYAYAEARTAPGHATLATGANPWRHGIVDNDVHDRATDQRVQAYMDPAYAVLDGVTVPTADASPGNLMAETLADRLRVSTQGRGKVVALSFKARAAIPLAGRQGQAWWFDEATGKMVTSTWYAKAVPAWMQALNARKLADAAFGKTWELLRPRAEYLGEDDRAAEPPKPYGIMGRTFPHALHGGLEKPGPASYRAFAVSPRSHDLLVQAAKAAMEGEGLGRDDVPDLLAVSFSNTDVVFHAFGPTSWEMQDTLLRLDQALGELITAAERAAGGRANLVIALSADHGGAEIPEAWVQAGVPAMRIHPVEVAKGLAQELREKFGVDVTVKLQTLDVYLGGKALESGQVDGVAVRRAAAAWLSKQPFTVTAVAKDDLDTAPDLAGLVAPLRRGYYPMRSGDVLFMSKPFHVMSDYPRGTNHGTPYAYDAQVPVVFAGRGVKPGLYPQEIDPVDVAPTLSALLEMGMPASAEGKPRAEALSGR
- a CDS encoding NmrA family NAD(P)-binding protein, which codes for MSIVINTPNGNIGRALALSLLSAGRSLTVISRSADKVADLVKRGAKLVEGSTDDAAVLDRALVGAEALFWLTPPATGPDFVSWAQETARTAAQAVKKHGVKRVVVLSSVGAQHGSGTGPVNALLAVEEAFKAVCADVTLLRPGFFMENFLRDVGTLAKTGSLFMPVPRTKAVPFVAVADIAAKAAEVLLDAGWKGHRYVGVHGPADVTYAELEAVFTQSLGRPVRYVQVTLEDARKGMAGAGMPAWLVDLYAELYGSIGEGRMDPAEPRSAQTTTPTSLAQWAREVLKPALEQAASAAA
- a CDS encoding alpha/beta fold hydrolase, with protein sequence MREALPLDDWGGTGPDLHLAHANGFPPGSYRKLIDVLTTRYRVLTLRSRALVPGSDPASLTSWTDLADELAHALQARGLTGLVGVGHSVGGVASLLASVKTPGLFRAVVALDPVLVTGRRLWLLRATALLRQRHRIPLARGARRRREAWGSREEVAASFQKKALFQRFDPESFQDYLTHGLVEAPGGGVRLAIPAAWEARVFETIPVDVWRTLRSVTVPTLVVRGRDSPTLTPEGLERVRRTIPGVRTEELPGTAHLFPLEQPEACGRRVLAFLESLDSRTPPAGV